Proteins from a genomic interval of Pristis pectinata isolate sPriPec2 chromosome 9, sPriPec2.1.pri, whole genome shotgun sequence:
- the LOC127574515 gene encoding dendritic cell-specific transmembrane protein — MDKVSPIAERTSLNIKMAILKIAAQFFGDLFEVFASERKSGLKNILYLVSLCLLLGMGSSGIVYICLQKLQCNLSVALAVCGTFTVVIPGALFLSKHLRCFTLIFLISCGTKQGRNALITVGTSIVVFHCAQNSFDNLMKLVENLDCYLVGMLPSIRDLLSKYIEVLKWISNYKISGNPFIRIVDEFKVYHKVDDDDIKIKLNATRMNMEILANNTMSKFGTFTTVCKNAMTVMGVLLILLFTWFYIRRFLTNVKFENIFVTNQLLQFDEKQKEVGKPHLLPLTKKEKKCFIRIPALSLSEMEWKSMAGFLVPILRNLCIWTILIMLDYGIYLLTDSIRHHIDHLPTINITMNVKFSEENTKLNIIKTKKEYEETFSSYVHLSKDACILQSTLSIDAIWSPLLILLVILLLLTLLSAKLTTLKIIVLSSFYKETEEKRIQFLHEKILQKRRWANLFNIEEVLNPATNVISFWFPIFKMKQNKKELQNQKDKIIRFQKFGEFHIEL, encoded by the exons TTTCTCCAATTGCAGAAAGAACATCTCTCAACATTAAAATGGCTATTCTCAAGATCGCTGCTCAGTTTTTTGGAGACCTTTTTGAAGTGTTTGCATCAGAAAGAAAATCTGGTTTGAAGAACATTCTGTACCTGGTCTCACTTTGTCTTCTGTTAGGCATGGGATCTAGTGGAATTGTCTACATTTGCTTGCAAAAACTACAGTGTAATCTCTCAGTGGCTCTGGCAGTGTGTGGAACCTTTACTGTGGTCATTCCTGGAGCTCTGTTTCTTTCCAAGCATCTCAGATGCTTCACCCTGATATTCCTTATTTCATGTGGAACCAAGCAAGGCCGCAATGCCCTGATAACAGTTGGTACAAGTATTGTGGTCTTTCACTGTGCCCAAAATAGCTTTGACAATTTAATGAAATTAGTAGAGAACTTAGATTGCTACTTGGTAGGAATGCTACCATCTATCAGAGATCTTTTGTCAAAATACATTGAAGTACTCAAATGGATTAGCAACTATAAAATATCAGGAAACCCTTTCATACGGATTGTAGATGAGTTTAAGGTTTATCACAAAGTTGATGACgatgatataaaaataaaactcaatGCAACCAGAATGAACATGGAGATCCTGGCTAATAATACAATGTCAAAATTTGGCACATTTACCACAGTTTGTAAAAATGCAATGACCGTCATGGGTGTCCTGCTGATTCTATTATTCACTTGGTTCTACATCAGGAGATTTTTAACCAACGTCAAGTTTGAAAACATATTTGTCACAAATCAATTACTGCAATTTGATGAAAAGCAGAAAGAAGTGGGAAAACCACATTTGCTCCCACTAACTAAAAAAGAGAAGAAATGCTTCATAAGAATCCCAGCACTAAGTTTAtcagaaatggaatggaaaagcatggcaggattcttggttcCTATCTTGAGAAATCTGTGCATTTGGACAATACTCATAATGCTGGATTATGGAATATATTTACTTACAGATTCAATAAGGCATCACATAGACCACCTGCCGACAATAAACATTACAATGAATGTGAAATTTTCT GAAGAGAACACAAAATTAAATATAATCAAAACCAAGAAGGAGTACGAAGAAACCTTCTCATCTTATGTTCATTTGTCTAAAGATGCCTGCATCCTTCAATCAACGCTATCAATAGACGCGATATGGAGCCCACTCCTCATACTATTAGTCATCTTATTATTACTCACTTTACTTTCTGCAAAACTTACAACATTGAAAATTATAGTTTTATCATCATTTTATAAGGAGACTGAGGAGAAACGTATACAATTTTTGCATGAAAAAATATTACAGAAAAGACGCTGGGCCAATTTATTCAATATAGAGGAGGTACTGAATCCTGCAACTAATGTG